In Nicotiana tabacum cultivar K326 chromosome 2, ASM71507v2, whole genome shotgun sequence, the following proteins share a genomic window:
- the LOC107806529 gene encoding adenosine kinase 2-like (The RefSeq protein has 1 substitution compared to this genomic sequence), with translation MEYDGILLGMGNPLLDISAVVDQDFLNKYDIKPNNAILAEEKHLPMYDELASKNIVEYIAGGATQNSIRVAQWMLPFPGATSYMGSIGKDKFGEKMKKNAKDAGVNVHYYEDEAPTGTCAVCVLDGERSLVANLSAANCYKVDHLKRPENWALVEKAKFYYIAGFFLTVSPESIQLVAEHAAANNKIFSMNLSAPFICEFFRDPQEKALPYMDFVFGNETEARTFSKVHGWETDNVEEIALKISEWPKASETHKRITVITQGADPVVVAADGKVKLFPVIPLPKEKLVDTNGAGDAFVGGFLSQLVQGKPVEDCVRAGCYASNVIIQRSGCTYPDKPDFA, from the exons aTGGAGTACGAGGGAATTCTTTTGGGCATGGGCAATCCATTACTCGACATCTCAGCTGTTGTAGATCAAGATTTCTTGAACAA GTATGACATCAAGCCGAACAATGCAATTCTTGCCGAGGAGAAGCACTTGCCTAT GTATGACGAACTGGCATCCAAGAACATTGTTGAATACATTGCTGGAG GTGCTACGCAAAATTCAATAAGAGTGGCTCAG TGGATGCTACCATTTCCAGGTGCAACAAGTTACATGGGCTCGATTGGAAAGGACAAGTTTGgagagaaaatgaagaaaaatgcaaAGGATGCTGGCGTCAAT GTTCATTACTATGAGGATGAGGCACCAACGGGAACTTGCGCTGTTTGTGTGCTAGATGGCGAGAG GTCACTGGTAGCCAACTTATCAGCTGCAAACTGCTACAAGGTTGACCATCTGAAGCGACCAGAGAACTGGGCCTTGG TTGAGAAGGCCAAATTTTACTATATTGCTGGATTCTTTCTCACTGTTTCCCCAGAATCCATTCAGCTTGTTGCTGAGCATGCCGCTGCCAATAACAAG ATTTTCTCGATGAACCTTTCAGCACCATTCATCTGCGAGTTCTTTAGAGATCCTCAAGAGAAAGCCTTGCC GTATATGGACTTTGTATTTGGAAATGAGACCGAAGCAAGAACCTTCTCAAAAGTACATGGATGGGAG ACTGATAATGTTGAAGAAATAGCTCTGAAAATCTCTGAATGGCCAAAGGCATCTGAAACACACAAAAGGATCACCGTTATTACACAAGGTGCTGATCCTGTTGTTGTAGCTGCGGATGGGAAGGTGAAGTTGTTCCCTGTAATACCATTGCCAAAAGAGAAACTTGTTGACACCAATGGTGCCG GGGATGCATTTGTTGGCGGATTCTTGTCACAATTGGTTCAAGGAAAACCCGTTGAAGATTGTGTAAGAGcaggatgttacgcgtcaaatgTTATCATCCAAAGGTCGGGTTGCACATACCCTGACAAGCCAGATTTTGCATAA